Genomic window (Marmota flaviventris isolate mMarFla1 chromosome X, mMarFla1.hap1, whole genome shotgun sequence):
CATGCGTcacctttttcattttcatgattttGAAATGATTCATTTCAAAACTGGGTGTAAAGATCAACTTACTCATCTCATTTAATGAGGTTCTATGCTATGACCAGTGATATTGATTTCCATTTGGATTCATGATATGAATTTTCATTGTTGAGCACACTTAATTAGGAAAATACTGTATCTGTCTAGGGAAATTGAAGAAATAACACTACATTTATCAGTCAAAGCCTCTCCATATAGTACACATGGGAATTTCCTTAATTCAGACTGTCCTGGACACTTGCCAGAAAAGAACACACACTTTCTTATGGAGCTCATTCTGTAGATGCCTTTGGTACAGACAGCAAGAGTTTGTCCCTGTGTCTTGTGGGCTGTGCGGGCCCTTCTAGTCTACTGTGGGGGACACCACAGTTCCCTCTTCTATGGCATTCTGTGAGAGAGCCAAGCAAAGTTCTTAGGAAATGACCTAGGACCTCTGATCACACGTCTTGTCATTCACTCAGCCACTCACAGGTCTGATGTTGTGCGTGCTTTCTGGGGCGCTCAGACTAAGAAACCCCGATTACCTCTCATGTGTGCACACCTAACTCAGAGTTGCATGTCTGTCTAAAAGGTTGGCAAATCGGCATTATTACTTGATTTACTTCATGCCGTATCCTGGAGCACTTCTCACATTGTACTTGGCCGGTGGCAAAtcctcagtaaatgtttgtggTAGGAAAGAAGGAATGCATGAATGCTTAGAAGGGAGAGCAGAAGGGATGGTCTGTGCCACCGTGCAAAAGCACTCCAATATATGCTACTCCCAACAGGTGAAACCTCCCCAGTGGGTAGAGCAAGATGTATTTCCTTGATGTAGCTTTTAGCACACTGGACTGTGTCTTAGGGCATTGCCAAGGTCAACTTGAAGACTGACTGAACAGTTGTTTTCCCCGCCACATTATTCTCTGGACCATCAATCACACATTGGTTTGTTCTTGCCCAGAGAAGGAGGTATAACCAGGCCTATTTTCCCTTAAGGCTTAAGTCATCCATAAAATTGTGCATAAGCTGTATGTGAACTTTGCAAAAAGTTAGGGGTGCAGCCGTGCAGCCCCAAATAACCTGCTACCTAGAAGTCCACAGGTGCAAGActgtattttctgaaaatgtcCACAGCAACATCTCCCATTTCATATTGTTATAAATAGCGCCTGCCACCTCCCCCACTGAGAGATGTAATTCTTATTATCCCACTTGAATGTGAAAGGGCTCCTGACTCACTTCTAATCAATAGAGTATGACAGGAGTGACTCACCATGAGTTCTGAGGCTTGATCACAGGAGCTGATGCAACAATCACCTTTCTTATTGAAACCCCCACCCCTCAGGGTCTGAGTCATCACATATGAGGCCTGACTACAGAGAGGCCTGCCATGCTCAGAAGAAAACGAATGCCACCACGAGGTGAAAGTTAGGAACTCCACTTCCTGTTCCACCCCATCCTTCAGTCCTGTCCACAAGGCCACCAGGACTGTCAGTCAAGGAGCCTTCATATGAATCCAGGCATAGCAGGCCAGGCTTTTTCAAAGGGGGTCACAGACATCATATGAAAAAAGTCATTTGCCCTGTGTCTTTTCTCAGTTCCTGATTTTGAAATGCCATGCGTATACTAAACGGTTGCCATGTTATGGACTATCTTGGGGGCCATTTGTTATTGAGGCAAGAGTcactgggtgtgtgggggggagtagGGGCCTAGGACAGGCCTCCATTGAAGGCACAAAGCCATCTGACCCTCCTGCACATCCTCATACCCTAATCTCATCCTTCCTTAagttatttcattgaatttgttTATAGTTTTCCTACCACCCCACCATAGAAGAGGACAAACAAGAGTTTTGTATGGCCCAGGGGACTTGACAGGAGTTCCCATCAGCTGAGAAGAGAAACGGGGTATTCATGGATAAGGTATCCAATGCTCGGCACCAGGTTTGCCCTGAATATGAGAACACTGGGACTTGATCCCATCACTTAGGGAACTGCACACAAGTGACCTACCCAATAGGTGGCAGAGACTAGATTCAAGTACAGACAGTGTGTCCCCAGAGGCTGAATGTGCAAACACTCTGCTGATTCCCCTCATCCAAACTTTAGGGGACCCTGGGGAATTTTGGCTTGCTGCAGAGTGAGAGACACCACCATCTTTGACATTCACAGAGGCCCACTTTGTTCAACAGCCCCAATTTCCCCACTGCCAAATCCTATTCTGGGTAGAGATCAACAAACACAatttcacatttataaatatttattaatttctgaacACTTAACACATGTACAAGGTGGGTACTTTGAAAGATCCAAGGGGGTGGTCATCCCTCTCAATCCtctctccccatcccctcccAGCAGTTAGtcactaacacaaaaccaagcAACAGAGTAGCATCATTGGAGAACTGAGTGTGATGAGGTATGTAATATCGAATTTCAAGACATGCTATTTTCAAACACACTAGATAAACAACGTGGCTGAAAGCAACAGCTTTCCCTAAGTAGTGGAAAGGTGTCCACCTAAAACACAAACGCTCAGGAAACCCGGGGAGAACGTCCTGTAAGTGTTCACAAAAGTGTTGGGATGTAGCCGCCCAGCACACTAAAATGCACGTGGTGCACACAAGCCTGTTCACAATAGCACCAGAAACGTACAGTACAAGGGATTCCCACCAGCCATGTGGGGATCCTTCAGGACGAATGGCACAACCAAGTGATGGAAGAGATGACTTGAAAACGTGGAGACACTACTTGCTTGTTAGATGTCAAGGTGATCATTGTACACAGAAGAAGGGGTGTGGGCTCAAGTTCTGGTTTCAGAGAAAGTCCCTTGAACAGAactggaggggaagggggaaagagGGACAGGTAGCTTGCACACGGGGGAGAAGGATTGTTTCCCCAAGTGCTGCAGGGGTTGGCTGGAGGGGACCCCACCCGCACACTGGATTCAGCATGTCGGCGACCTCATTCACAGCTCTTCTTGGCCAGGACAGGCAGGGGCCATCTCCATGGACGCGTTCTGCATGGCATAGTCATCGTCGTCCTCCTCGGTGGCCTCCTGTTCCCAAGCTTCACCATCGACCTCCTCGATGACCATGCTGCGCACCGTGCCCGCGTCCAGGCAGTGCGGGGCGACGCCATACACGCGTGGGTCGGACTCCGCGGCGTGGAAGCTCTGCACCCCGCACCTGCTGCAGAAGCTGTGCAGCGCCGGGTGCGTGTTGGACGGGTAGGTGACCATGCTCTCGGCGCCCTGCAGCAGCGTGAAGCGCTCGGCGGGGACGAGGAAGTGGCGGTGCTGCTTCTTCTTGCACAGCCTGCAGCTGCACTCCACCACGTGCAGATCCTCAGGGGCCCAGGCCGCAAAGCGGACGGCGCCGCAGTGGCAGCCCCCGGTGTGGTACACCAGGCCCGGAAACTCGAAGGTGTCCAGCAGGAACTTGGCGGCACCCTCGCAGCTCAGGCCCCGCAGCTTGCGGAACGCCTCCCAGCGCTCGCGCTGAGCGCCCAGGTCCAGCTCACCCGGGGACGTGGCGGGGGCCGCTGGGGTGGGCGCGGGGGCCCGCTGGTTCCGCAGCTGCGGCGGGAGCAGCAGATTCTTGGCGCCGGTTTCCCGGACCCGCCGCCACCAGCGCTTGCGCCTCGCCTTTCCCCGCCGCCGCTTGGCTGCCGCGCGCTCCCTGCCTGCCGCCTGGCTCCCGACCCCGACTTGGACAGGTGGGCACCGCGCGCGGCTCGCGCCCATGACCGCGACAGCTGCGCAGGTGGCTGGAGGATCCCCGGGACGCTTTTGCTTCCGCCGCTGAGCGTTGGCTCTTTGCCTTGCTCTGCCCATGGCGCCTGCAGTCTTCTGAGTGGGTGCCCACCGCCCCTCATTTCCCAGGCAGTCTCTGAGCAACCTCATTGGCTGCACCTGCAGGATTGGCCACTTGTTGAGTGTGATGTCAAGAGACCCTTCCCTTGACCCTATCAAAACAGCCTCTGCTCCCTGAGAGACTCAGTGGGAAGGAGGTGGTTCAGCAGACACGTGTGGGGGCCCCCAGGGCTTCTGCGCACAGGGAGGAGTATTCAGCCTCCAAACTCTAGCACTCTTTTAGAGTCAGTTACACCAAACTAGGAACCAAAATATGGTCGTGATTTCTCCCACAGGGACCAGAGAGAGAGCCCCCGGGGAGACACAGGTGGTCTCAAGCCCACCAGCTGGGTGTGAAGGAGAGGGGCCAGATctggaaagactttttttttgctGTCTGCCTGCAGGGTGGGTTCTGTCTGCCTCTACTAGTTTTCCTTGCGATGGAGTCTGTTTTCATATGACTGTACCATTTCAGCTTTGTAGATTCATGTGTGCATGATGTGGCTGTCTGTACTCTCTTTGAATGCATTGACCTATACTGTTGAAGTGCAAATGAACCTCATGCAAACACGATGTGAAATTAGGTCGGTTTTGATAGACTTGGCCCATATCTGCCTTAATTTTAAGTGATGGGTTTAGCTCAGTCACCTGATAATATTTGCTCCAATGCCAGTGTCTAAGTACCTCCGTTGGCTTCTTTGCTTTCCTCTGTATCTCATCCCTCTTTCTACTCCTCTCCTGCTTTTCTCTGGTTTACTTGAACACTTTTTGaggtttgtctttgtttttgaatCACGTTTGAGTGTGTGGCTGTTGAATATTTTGTCAGGGTTTGCTCTGGCCTTGACTTGACTGAGTCCTCAATCCGCAGTCAGTTGAACTCTGGAAATCAGGGGTCCATTGGGGATGTGGGCCTCCCTCACTGGTGAACAAAATAGTCTCAGTCGTAGGTTGGGTGTGTCATGTGGGTTTTGGTCATTCACAATTCACAAGGAAAAGGCTCGCCTAAGGTCTGTCCCTTGGGGATGCTTCTTCTACTGCTCTTCATTCATTTCTCTTACTCTTAGCTGCCTCCTTTCATGATTTCCTTTCCCATTTCAGCACACAACTCAGTCGCTCTTTCTGCACATCCCTTTGCTTTCCGCTTCCTGTCTTGGCTTCCCATTCAGGCCGGAAAGAGTATGCTTGCATGTGAAATTCTCCTTCGACAGTACTGTTTGTCCAACAGGTGAAAATGGTTTTGTCACTTCCTAATAGGCTCCAGAGCTCCATGAGAAATCTGCAGTGCTTCATTCATATCAGTGTCACCGCCCCTCATCAATGTGTCAGTTTTTTTCTTGTCCCTTTCAGTGTTTGTAGGAATTTCAATAGATGAACTTTGATATATCTCACCATGGATTCATCTACACATGTCAGTGtgtacttcatttattttgttttgtatgttcTTCCTCAAATTTTGGACATTTCCAGCCCAAATTTCTTGTGTGTCTCTCTTTTTCAAAATCAGTGGTAGAAATTTATGAGGAAATATAGCCCAATATTGTCAATTTCATATGTGGCCAACAGGAAATAACTACTTAAGTATACATTTTTTGGTAGGAACCCTACAAAAGTCTTTCTGTATTTTAAGATCTCAGTTCTAACCAGCCACATTGCAGGTGCTCAGTAGCCTCCTGTGACAAATGGATGCCCAAATGTAAAAGCACCTCTCAGGGCTCTGATGCCACTGACCCCAGGCACGTCAGGCTCTGAAACCTCCTTTTCTGTCTGAGGTGAGGAAACCGCCCGCCTACCAGCATCTGCCCTGGGCCCAGGTTGGGCAGAGATGGTGTACTGAGAGACAAGCAGCAGGCTGCCAGAAGGCAGTGTCCTAAGCAGCCTGTGTTTCTTACAATGCTCTTTCAGCTACATCTCCTTCTCTGGAAGTTTGATCGTGGGATGTTAGAATTTGGTTGCCATCCTAAATTCTTGAGGGTCTGCTCACTTGTTCATTCAGTCTATATCTTTACGGTTAAGATAGAGGAACTCTACCAATCAGACCACAAGTGTACAAATAGGATCTTCCTTATCTCTATCCCACTGTTGGGCCAATCCAGCGATGTTTCCAAATTTCCATGACTGCATTTCTTCTGTTCCTTAATTTCTGTcaaaaaattctgtttattacTGAGTTCCTTATATTCCCGCCACATCCCTCTAGACTCTTTGTAATTGGCTTAAGAAGTACTTTTATGATGGgttctttaaaatgtttgtcAGGCCAGTGCCACATCTGATTCTGCTCTATGCTGGTACCAGTGAATAGTGTTTTCTCATTAGACTGGCAATGTCCCTTATTCTTGATATAAGGGGTCATTTCGACTTCTCTTCAAGATGTTTCAGCTATTGTATCAGGAGTCATTGTATTTGGAGCCTCATTGAATCTTTTAATTTTGAAGCCAGAAGCCTTCTTTACTACTAGCATGCAGGtccaggcatccatgtttaggttCAGGCTCCTTAGAAAGATAGTGTTCAGAATTGTTGCAGTGGCATTCTTGTGTGATTTCTTCTTGTGGTGGCTCTGGTGGCTCCAACTCTTCCCTGGTGGTGGTTACCCAGAGgcagaagaaaccagagtgcaaGCATTATTCCTGCTCTCTCGCTTCTAACATTTGAGCCTTTTTCTGATCCAAGAACCCAGCCAGGCCACCACAATATATTTAGCTTTCCTGTTGCTTTCAGCCCCTCTTGGCTGTGACCATTGCCCAGTTGTTGTTCACTTTGCTATGCTTGAGAGTACTGAGGGTGACTCCGAAGGCCCTTTGAAGCATATCCTCCATGAGGATATTTTGAAGTTTGGCTCATGAGTGAACTGATGTGAGCTGTGGGAGAAACACGGCAACAGCAAAAAGCCATTGCGGTCTGATCCTACAAGGGTGCATACTATCCACATAAGTTTTCAGTTATTGAACTCGACTTTGGTCACCTGGCTGAAGTAGAGTTTGCCAGATGCGTCCAAAGTGAAGTTATCCTTTAATGTTTCCACACTGTGCTCTTGGAGAGGAAATCTTTGAGAACAGGTCGCAGGTAACCCTTATAGACCTGGTACACACATCCTTTGGAATTGTGCTGTGTGGAAAATCTAACCCTGCTCCTCCATTTATGCTTCTTGTTTATTAAATCATTCTTTTATATCATGGTTTCTATTCTGATGACTGTTTATTTTGTACTTTCACAGGTTATAACCCAACCGATGACTATTTCTCCTTTTGCTAACATTTTCAAGTCATGAGCAACAGGAGCCCTTTCGGTACCTCCGTGGTTATGTGGATGTCTTCCTGCAGTTGTGGTAACTTTTGGGGTCATTCCTTGCTCTTTGGCTTATCTTGTGCATCACACATTTACATGTGTTtcaggctcctcctcctcccccttctcctcttgttcttttttattttaaaatatttttgtagttgtagatggatagaatgccattattttcttgtttatgtttacccagtgctgaggattgaaccctgtgcctcccATGTGCTGTGGTCCTACACTTGTCCAAGTTTCTTGACTCAGacatttctccatttcttcatcaCTAGTCATTAGAAAGTGGTGTTAGAAACTCAAAAGTGAGCATCAGCCAGGCTTGTTCTAACTTGGGTGTAGTGTTTTTCTAGGCTGTTGCAGCTGAAAGAAGCAAATCTCTGTGTGCCTACTAACCCATGTGTACACACATTGCTATGAATATCATATTAGATATTATCTTCAGCATCTATAGTAAGCTTAATGGAAATCCAAGCCCATCTCCCCAGTTCTATTCCATGATGATTTGCAGAAATCTTGCTTCTGCCACTTTGTTACGGACACCTCCTTCCAGCAGTAAGAATTCTGCCTCCCCCCATCCACCGTCCCTTTCCATAGTCATTTCATTCCAGTGCACATGTGCAAGTACACGGATTGGTTAACCTGTATTCCCATGGGCAGTAGGTTAGTTCATTGGAGTGCAACAGCTTTATTATGATAATGATGACTGTTTTGACActggggtgcttaatcactgagccagatccccagccctcttcctttGGAGCCAggttctcactgtgttgctttGGACCtcaccaagttactgaggctgccctcaaacttgtgatcctactgtcaCAGCCTcctaagtcgctgggattatgggtCCACGTGGATCACCATGCCTGCACAACAGCTTTTGTTGCCATTCGCCACCTTGCAGactaatttctcctctgaagttACGTAGGTGAGCCCTGTTTTACTCACAGCCCTCAGtgacttgtttttcttctcttttgtcaTGCGTTTGTAATATGGCTAGCTTTATTTGGAACATTCTGCAGTCCAGCCTCATCCACCAAATCTTCTTAATGCTGTCTTAAGCTTTCAGATTAAAAACATATTCGTTATCGTTCCTATTCCTTTATATTGGTTAAAGTGAGGTTTTGGCCCAGGAATATGCTCTACCTGTGTGAATGCTCCACATGAGCTTGAGAGGATTTCAATCCCACAGGTGTTGGATGGAGTATTCTGTACAACGAGATCCAGTTGGCTGACACTGCTGTTCAGATTTGTGTATCTTTTCTAGTCAGCTGTCTGCTTGATTTGCTGATTATTGATAGAGGCGTGTTGAAATCTCTCACTTCCCTGGTGGATTTCTCCTTGGACGACTTTCAGATTTTGCCTCCCATACTTGACACTGTGCTGCTAGGGGCATATCCTCTTGGAGGATTGATCTCTTAAATCACTAGGTAATGCCCCTGGCCATTTTCCTTGCTTCACTGTATGCTTTGTCTGAAATTGACACTGTGTCTGTCTTTGAATTAGCCTAAGTGGTGTAAACCTTTCTTCACCCCTTAACTTCTAAGCCAACTGAATCATTCTGTCGAATGTGACTGCCCCAAGCACCAATTATAGGTGGCTTTTGCAATCCACTCTGAACATCTCTGTCTTTAATGGCGGTTCTTAGACCATCTCTGTTTAAAGTGATTGTATCGTGTACATCCTCCAGCCTGAAATCTTAATTGGAATAAGATATGTTCCTTGTTTGTATAAATACATCAGAATAGATTCTACTCTCCTGCGTAAGTACAAAgaacaaattcaaataaaaaacttttaaaatcctcaaaataaacataaagtgaTTGTTGATTCAAGTGGGTTCATATCAATTGTACTTATTGGCAATTATCTTGTGTGTTCCCTGCATGGCTTCTTTGCTTCTTGTTGCCCCTCTTTGTCTCGCCCTTCTTGTTTACCTGAGCCTCACATTGGATTCCATCGTCTTCTCCCTTAGCACACTGCTGTTGCAGCTTTCAAACTTGTTTCTTAAGGTTTCCATAGAGTTTCCAATACACCTATGGCCCCAACTCCACACTCCAGGAAGACTCCACATCCTATGCGCAGTGCTCCACCCTCCAGTAACACTCCACCCTCCAGTAAcactccccagccctccattgCTCCTGATGTTCACTTCACAGCGTCCATGCTAGAATCACTCCATACCATGTCAATATTGCATCAATCATTTCTCTGTTAGACTGTGCTAGGATGAGCAATATGAACAAAAGCCATTGGCATCTATTTGGTTCTTTACTGACTGCCATCCTTTCTTCATGTTAATGCAAgtttctgatttgttttcttccttgacTATGTTTGTAGGATTCTTCCAGGGAGGCATTCCTATAAATTAAGTAGCTCAGTTTTTACTTCTCAGAAAATGTATCTTATTTCTTATTCACTTTTCCATGATAATTTCCCAGATGTAGAATTTTAGGTAGGAAATGTTTTTTCCCTGAATGAACACTATATATTTGAGCCTACTGTGTTTCTTTATGTGGCATCTATAATTCTATCCCAAGTACCTCAATAAGTTAGGGGATTTTAAGctctggaatgttctttcaagATTTTCCTCCTGTCTGAAGTTGTCGCTGTTTGAACATCATACGcctatgctgtgtgtgtgtgcttgtgtgtgtgtgggcacgTGCACCCGCATTCACATATGCCTTCATGAGTTTTCCGAATGACAGTTCTAAGCTTTTTGCTTCTAATACTTCTTCTTCTCTGTTATTTGTCTTCCTGCTATTCAGATGGATATGTCAAACATTTTGTAGGACTTGTTTTCGTTTTCCGTGCTGGGGACAGACACCAGGCTTCAAGTGTGATAGGTAAATGCCTCCAGGACTTTTCACGTGGTAGGATGCATGGTTTCAGTTCccttcatctttttctctttgcacTTCAGTTTTGGAAGTTTCTGTGGGCCTGTAACCTACCCCTTAATCTCACCGATCTTTTCCTTGATTGGGCTGGGTCTCCTGATGAACTCCTGACAGACACCATTCATGAGCTGTATGCCACTGTTTGATTTCTAGTACTTCCTGTGAATTCTTTCTCGGAATTTCCACCTTTCTTCTTACATCACACAGCTGCTCCTGCAAGTTGTCTTTTTTCTCATTAGGACCCTGAGCAGGATAGTCACGCTTATTTTCAACTCCCCCTTTCACCATTTTGGTACCTGTGTGCCAGGTTAGACTGGTTCTAAGGTGTGTTTTGTCTCCTCATTCTCTATTTTTACTTGATTTCTGACAGGCCTCCTCTGCTTTCCATCttgtttgttgttcttgttttgttttgtttgtgtgtgggcAGAAGGAGACCTCTTCTACTGGGTAGTAGGACCTGAATGAAATGGTGATCCACTGGGAATAGTTCCGTTAATCTTGCAGGGAGATGGGCTGCCTTTGATGGTTGCTAAAGCTGTAAGTACCAGAGGCTTCCAAATTCCTGCCTTGTTCTGCTCCTCTTAAGTTTGATCAGCCTAAAGTACTCCTGCTCCGAATGTTTGTTTTGCAGCACTTCAGGCAATGTTCACTGCAATTTCCTTGTCACCATGTTAATGTGGAGGTAGActgtggggtagggagggaatTTTACAGCTGTGTGACTGAATCTCTGGCAttgttggggctgtggctctgggATATGACCTTCACAGGTGTTTCTCTAGTGGCATTTCCTTCACCTCCTGTCCTCTGTCCCTCCCCTGACTGCAGTATTCCTAATCATTTACTGCAGACTGCACTATTTTTCCCTTAGTTGGACCAGAGGTATAGGGGTGACTGAGGTGGGCAGAGTACCTAGGATAAGGCTCTGCCAAAGTTATTTCCCTAGAGAGTTAACGTTTGTCTTGAAGAGGAGTCTCCAGGAGTATTTGGCAGTGATGGCTCCACCCATCACCCTGTGGGGAGTGGGGGGAGCGCTAAGGGGATGGCGACTAGGACCCCTTTGCCAAGTCATTCCAGCTCTAGAGCTAACACCCCTGAATATGTGGATATTCAGTCTAAAGCAATTCTTCCTGTTTACCATTTACCGTGTGCACGCACACATCATATGCTATGAATTGCTGTCAGTTCCTGAGAGCACACGCCTCTGATCTGATCCAAGTGTGGAGATCTCAACTCTGGCACTCTGGTCATGAACATATCTCAGGATCCAAGGTACTGGTTTTCCCTGTCACCTCAGTTCCCTGATGAGTCCAGAAATGGCACAGGTTCAGTTTCTGCTGATAAGGATGGAATTGCTGTTTTCTTGCCTCTCTGAATGTTGGAGGTGAACTAGAATTCTCACCTGTTCTCATTCTGCAGTGTCCCTCCATCGGCATACCCCCATGACTCACAACTGCCATGCCCAGTGCCAACAAAGATTAAGCACATAAAAGCTGAAAATCATTGTATTTGGGATCAAAGACATGGCAATTTGGGAGTTGTGGGTTAGAGATCACGTGCTATTCTCAATGAATTCTAATATTAatctttaactttaaaaattatgtatttatgcttttagaaatttaaataataggTGAGAAATTATATTTAGTAATCATCTAGGAATTTTATGTGGCAAAAACACGGAAGTGCTGAGCacaaattgaagatgaaataatgcTCTCAAATACATAATTAATAAAAGTTGTCACAATGAGTTTAT
Coding sequences:
- the LOC114082508 gene encoding centromere protein V-like protein 3, which codes for MGRARQRANAQRRKQKRPGDPPATCAAVAVMGASRARCPPVQVGVGSQAAGRERAAAKRRRGKARRKRWWRRVRETGAKNLLLPPQLRNQRAPAPTPAAPATSPGELDLGAQRERWEAFRKLRGLSCEGAAKFLLDTFEFPGLVYHTGGCHCGAVRFAAWAPEDLHVVECSCRLCKKKQHRHFLVPAERFTLLQGAESMVTYPSNTHPALHSFCSRCGVQSFHAAESDPRVYGVAPHCLDAGTVRSMVIEEVDGEAWEQEATEEDDDDYAMQNASMEMAPACPGQEEL